gataagaagtgataggggtggtgaatacaAATCTCCTTTTGAATAAATatatttagaatatggaattattcatcaaacaacggcccctgacacgccccaatccaatggaattgcggaaagaaagaatcgttcattaaaggagatgatgaacgcattgttgataagttctgatttgccacagaacttgtggggggaagccattcttacggctaatcggatactaaatcgagtaaccctatagcaaaacacaatccattctatataaaaaataaaaagaaaggaagTCCAACTTGGATTATCTTAACGTGTgtgggtgtttggcaaaagtgcaagttcctaaacccaaaagagtaaaaataggaccgaaaatcgttgattgtgttttcataggatatgcgaccaatagtaaaacatatcgatttctggttcataaatcagaaaatcctgacattcataataatacggttatagaatcagaaaAGGTTGAGTTCTtcgaaaatatatatccgtataaaaaggaatgtgagtcgattggtgaaggatctaaacgacgtcgtgaagaaacaaaagaaagtacgtCTAATCAGGAAGATCTAAGACATAGTAAaagtcaaagaacgtctacttcatttggaccagattttgtgacattcttattggaaaatgagcctcgaacatttaaaaaagctatgtcttcttcggaattattattttggaaagaggcagtcaatagtgaaatagaatccatattgaacaaccatacatgggaattagTTGATCTTCCTCATGGAAATAAaccgttgggttctaaatggaattttaagagaaaaatgaaagatgatggcattattgataaatataaggcaagacttgtagtcaaagggtatagacaacgagaaggtcttgactattttgatacgTACTCTCCAATTaaaagaattacgtccatacgaacattagtagcattagctgcggtttatggtcttgaaattcatcaaatggacgttaagacggccttcttaaatggagatttggatgaAGAAATCTACACGGAACAACctaaagggtttgtggttccaggtaaagaaaaaaaggtatgtagacttgttaagtccctttacggactaaaataAACACCTAAACAAtgacatgcgaaatttgaccaaacaatgttgtcaaatggttttaagataaacgaatgtgataaatgtgtgtacattaaaaatgttccaaatcacatagtcattgtttgcttatatgttgatgatatgctgataatgagtaatgacattgccaacataaatgcgactaagcgtatgctaactagcaaatttgatatgaaggacttgggagttgctaATTTAATTCTGggtattaagatccataagacttctcaaggtctggcattgtcacaatctcattatattaagacagtacttgaaaaattcaaatacttagattttaaagttgcaaagactccaattggcgtgaatcttgcactagcaaagaacaaaggccaaagcatatcacaattggattatgctcgtgtgttgggatgtttaatgtatatcatgaattatacaaaaccagatatagcttgtgctataagtaaattgtgCCGATACACAAGTAATCCAGGTCAATCttattggatggcaatgaaactagttttggggtatttagaacatacccaggactttgctttgcactacagtgattatcctgcggtgattgagggatactgtgtgcaaattggatcaccggttcaactgaatCTAAGTCCAccagtggatatgtattcactattggtggaggagcagtaccttggaagtcgtccaaacaaacttgtattgcccgctctacaatggaggctgagttcatagccttagataaagccgatgaagaagctgaatggctccgaaatttcttggaaaacattccattttggcccaaatcgttggcaccaatatgcatacattgtgatagtcaagcagcAATTGGAAGAGCtgggagcattatgtataacggtaaatctcgtaatatacgacgaagacataaaattgtcaggcaattactctctagagaaattatcacaattgactacgtaaagtccagcgataatgtgtcagatccacttacGAAAGgtctaactagagaggtagttgagaaatcatcgaggggaatgggactatggcagAGAACAAGttattgtggcggtaactctacctagaagactggagatcccaaaaTCTAGGTTCAagaagatcaaacaaagtcattaatgacggttcaacattgtcaactaaaattttggtccattcttgtgatgagacaatgttcagtaccaaggataaaatattaaggctttttaatggtttctaaatttgatacggggtatatcaaatagtgtatctacgggatgacacgtttaggaatcacctatataagtgtgaagtgttagtcacttcaaggagaattttgtaaggccaattctctacgcacttatgaaaccagacgatgttcatggctgaaacgaacacaacaatgagaaccaaggATAGTTAatggttgattgtgtgacttatagtttctaggtatacaccaaagttcgacggttcaaagatatcaaatctaccgattgaccgagtatatccgacataagtttactacggaaagttcaaaggaaaacttACTTATCCAgttgcgattaatccttgcttgcaaatcacacagttttcatgcatatttccgtgatatagccattccccattcatgtgggggttGTTGGGGGTAAGCTTGGtttagcttaaaagagggtgaatgggaaatgaaggaaaaataaaatatttgagtttccctccttgacaaagggacaatgtcccatattggaagaggaaaagacttttgatgggtatatacataattgctcttcttctagctcttaaagagttaagaagaaggcaagcctcgcgtcgtcgtcgtcatCGCTCGCTCGGCGTCGGCTTCGTATTCGGTCAaataattgattgattaattttttgaactaaatttatttgttaatattaagaTTAACATAACATTATTTTAATCCAAATTAGATTTTTGTAACGGTAAATTAATTTTCCTCTTACGTAAGTAGCCATTTACGTAACCTTCAgattttccttacgaaatttcTGAATTCTCCTCTTCCTTTCTACAttgttttaactacaaacaaagtaacaataagtgtgatttgctaccgttcattgtgttcgctgaaacactggggtttgaagtactgctacaccagtgtgtaatccgttctatcctgggagaaaataatccacaacctcgGGTACTAAGAGGGGATTAAGTTATTTAAGGAAATACTATGAAtccagtgggctcgaattaaatTATGTTTCTTCTACATTTCTGTTTATACGTTATTTtcttctccagaattattttacaactACAGTATATTAACAATGGGCGCTCGAGCCCTAGAAAACTTTATCATGTGGTCAGGTACTCTATTGAAACATGTTTAGTTCAAGTGCCTATATATGAAATATAAGTTTTAAGGAGCTATGACGTATTCCGCCAATAAATTATTGTCATTTCGATAGTCCTACATAGACTTACAAAAGAAAAATTCAATATTTTTTCACTCTCTAAACACCTTAAAGGTGACAGGGGGCCGAGCCGGTCCGGTTCAGGTTGCTGAAAAATGTGACCGGTCGGTCACCAATCCGGTCCAGTACCGATTTTTCCCAATCGATTTTATCGGCTCCGGGCCCATCCGGTGATTTAATGAACTGGAACGGTTACGGGCCAAAGGGGGAGGGCCggtttttttgtaaattttttttttgtattttgtataactaccataatttatattaagataaagtaaaaatataaaacaaaaaaataattttataaaaagaGTGTTTGAATAAAGGATGCAAAGGCTTTAAAATCCTTAtatttgaatatttcattaagaatttaagataatagaatacaatgaagatgaaaaaaaattgcacttataatttgcaagttcttttttttatttcaaacttgcaaattaaagcttacatttaacaacaactaaattaatgaaaaaagagtaaattcaaagtttaattattaaatataaatccaGAACTTCAAAGATTTTGgattgccttagtaagttcttcataatcaatatgaacttcttggccatcttctggagtgttaaattcagatgggtgaccatgtgttaatatatctccaagttcctcgtcttctataccgaaatcttcctgtaattgttcataatctatattattatcaggtGATATTTCAGAAACATGTGTAAAGTCATTTAAATTACTACTAGATGTTGAAGTAgtacctctttttttatttttccgatTCCCCCGATTAGCAACTTTATTACAAACTCTTtttgcagcattaaacatattgtgaaaatttaactactaacaaaaattaaatattcaaataaaatagtaaataagagaaagagttggaagGAGTGCACCATTTCCGCAATAAATTaaacacttgatgattttcgCAACTCCAATGTTACCACGAAAAAACGTCaattgttcaaagttcaaataatacgataaattaaattccaaaaaaaaaatgagagccaAATAGTTGATTGCAATTTAGGTGAAGAACGAGAGAATGACAATTgggaatttgagtttgagaaatgagagatgagtgaagaaatgaagaagagggggtgtatttataatttttcaaagggctaaattagtaattactaaaagtgttatttttaaaaaaaattacccaAAAAAGGTTATTCTTGCAAAATATCCGTTGGGCAACGGTcaaatgaattgaaaaaaaacaaatttcaaaaaatagtCCTTGAACCGGTCCGGTTAACCGGTTCAACATTGATTTTCCTTCACCGGTTTTGACCAATCCGGTTAACCGGTAAGGAAAATGTATACGTCCCCTTACCCCCAAACCCAGCCCTACCCGGCCCCCTACCACCGATCCGGACCGATCCGATTTAATTACCGGTCTGGACTGATCCGAAACCGGGTCAACCCGGCCCGTTAAACAGCTATAAAACAGCTCCATCCCCTCTTCCTTAAAATGGTCGACTGACCAGCAGAACAACAAACCAAACTGGCTGGATTACCCACCAAATATATGGTAAGAATGTTTCAAAGGAGTCATAATCGGAGATGGGGCAGAATGGTCATTTGAAGAAGGTGAAGAGAATTTAAGGGGCCCTTTGAAGATAGGACCAGAAAGTTGGTGTCTTGGCTTAGAAGCCAAGGGAAGTTTGACACAAACGTGCCTGCTATGGAAAGATACACAAAGTTTCTTCTTATTTGGGATTTTGTTTTCGTTGCACAGGGATTGCTCTCACACTTGCCATTTAGTTTATTCTGCCTCTGGTTTCTTCCCTTCTTCTGTCTTACTGTTTCTTGGTGCACCATTTTTTACTTCTTCCGATAACAAAGGTGTAGTTTGCTCGACTATTTCACCTGAATACCGGCTATCTTCCACCGGTGCACCATATTGTTCAGGTATGCTTTAGTTACTTTAAATATCAACTATGCTTcaattcatttttatttttttgataattgTGGTGTACGGGCCAGCTTGCGCGCACATACCTGCCACCTCCCCACGAGCAATACGTACCAGATAACTCTGTCCACCAAAGCTTGGATAGATGAcaagaaatcacctagtattttttgACTCCGCTGGGATTTGAACATGAGACATATGGTTTCTCACCCACtttattgaccactaggccacgcCCTTGGGTGCAACTATGTTTCAATCTTGAACTAGTTGGTTTAGGCTGGGTTCGGTTTTATGGTCATAGCTTACTATTCCTAAGAGGTGTCAACTTACCCCAACTGTTCCTTCTTTATCTGGGATCTGTACTTGTTATTAGGAAGTTGTCCTCTAGATTAAATTCACAAACTTCACACCATTGTAAATATGTGTCGCttcataaataaaaaattacagcTGTTTAGGGGAGGGGCATTATCATTTTCTTGTAACACTTGTTTATAGTTAAAACTCTTGCTTTTCCATTGCATGACTAAAAGTATCATTTCTTCTAATGGAGCACATTGGTATAATTTAGTATGATGAAGAAATATTATAGTTAAAAATTGTACGATGAACGAAATGAACTTTTTTAGGACACTTAGACAAGCATATTTGCTGCTTGTGCTCTTGTTTGTTATTGTAGTAGTTTCGCTATGTGCTTTCATTATTATAGACTTCAAAGCTGCGAAGAGAGAGATGTTTTTGTGTGCTGCTCTGATCAAACAAATTGAACTAACTAATCAAGCAGAGAGGAAGAGTATAACAAAGAGTCTCGCATTTGCTGCTGCAAGTCATGACATTCGTAATGGTTTTGGAATTATAACTTGTCTGATAAACCACTGTCTTAATGAGGCATCCCCAGATTCTGAGACTGCATCTAACCTGCTGATTCAATTTTGTTAACATGAATTATCTTAGGTTTTAGGGGCAACAGGGTGAAGGGAAAAGATGGCGTCCCTCGTACCAGACGTATTGATTAAGCTTCTTCAGAGTATGAACTCCAATGTCAAAGTTCGCGGGGAGTATAGATCAGTTCTTTTACAAGTAATCAGCATTGTCCCTGCCTTGAGTGGTTCAGAATTGTGGCCAAACCACGGTTTCTTTATCAAAGTATCCGATTCTTCTCATTCGACTTATGTTACACTGTCGAAAGAAGATAATGAGCTCATTTTGAACAACAAATTGCAACTTGGCCAGTTCTTTTATGTTGACAGAATGGAGGCTGGAACACCAGTTCCGGTTTTAGTTGGGGTGAGGCCAATTCCAGGGCGACATCCATTTGTAGGTAACCCGAAGGATCTGATGCAAATGTTGGAATCATCTGAGGTTTCTGTTAAAACTGATCAGGAAGATAATACTGGTCAAAAGTGCAATGAATTGCCAGAGTTGAAAAAAGAGAACCGAAAGAAGAAACTTGTTATCAAAGAGGAGAAGGCGGTTGTTGCATCGAGGTATATGCAAGGTTTATCAAACCAGAACACAAAGACTGGTGGAAATGATCAAGGTAATGGAGCGAAAGGCGTTGAAAATGAGAGTAATGGATCAGATCACAAAGTTGGACCTTTGAAAGGGAAACAACCAGAGGTTAAAGGTCAGGTATGATCCTTCATCACATTATTCATCTGTTTCACTTGCTTAAAGTTCATATTAATGCAAGCGGGATCATAAAATCAAGTGTTATTTGCTCTTTGATCCCTAAATTATTGATACATTTCAATTTTCACCTGATGTTCAGTGAAGCACATTTGACTTGTAATTAATAAAAGCGCCCCTTTTTTGTCGCTCTTGTAACTAATTCCACTCTAACCAATATAAAAGAGTAGAAGTACCAAAATTACTATCTCATAAATGAGAGGAATCGAATATTCTGACATAAATTTGCTAAATTTGCCAAAACTTGTATTCCGGGAGTAAATGATAACTTTGTATTAGTTGAAAGTTAAATGTGCATAGTCACTTACCAAAACAATACCTTACAGCCCTGTGCAGCAGAATTGAATTTTAGCTGTTGCTTGACTATTTTTGGAACGACATACTTatataaaagggaagaaaaaatAGCTTGTATAATATGCTTGCTTCTATAGAACAAGTTTGCATGTCTTTTTACACATACCAATTGTTTTCCAAACACCAGAATTATAAGGAATCCACTGGTTAAATAGGAAAACAAGAGGGAGTATGTGAAACAGTTATGATTCCATTTCTATATTCTATGATTGCTGAGGATTTTTTCTGCTTTTGAATTTCAGACTCGGCCTACAACTCCTTCCCGTGGTCGTTCTGATGCATTTTCTCCGAACTCAGATGTCAATGAGTTCAATAGCAGGGAGCTTTTGATAACGCCAAGGTTTTCAACTTTGAAACGCACAAGCAGCAAACAAGAAAACATTACAGAGAACAGTCCATTTTCTGAAAAACTCATACCCTGGTCCTCACTACCGGCTAACCTTGCAAAGCCAGGGAAGGTAAATCTGTTTCTATGCGCACTCCTTTTATATTCGTGCCATTATTTTGCTAATATTAGAATCCCCTTTATCAACAATTTACTGAACTCTTGCCAAAGGCAGAGTTGACTTTAAAGGTCTACAATTTAGTGCTCCTTAATGAGGCGATTCTCTTCCGGGGATAGACATAGACTTTTAGTCATTGACCGTCACTCTATGTTGCTCAGACTCTCCAAAAATATTGTCTCACCCATGTCGGATCCTtaaaaaatgcactacttttggaggatctaGCACACACCCATCGGCATTGttgaagagtccgagcaacatagcttCCACTTCATAAAAATgcagcaaaggaaaaataaagaataattttAAGATTAAATGTTTTGAAGAAGATGTAGATGACTCGTTAGAGAATCAACATGATCCGCTTGTACTTACGCTTCTCTTTGTTTTGTCTTTATAATAAGGGTATCCTTAGAAGGAAAAAATTAGCTTCTTTAATAGCGGCAGAAGCTCAAGAAGAAGAATTGACAGCAACCAATCTTCTTCATTCCCTGAGGTAAGTACAATATAAGCCAAAAAGTTTGTTCAGGGCCTCAATTGGAATTGCATCAAGTTATTCACCTTCTATTTTCTTGATGCGCTTCGATTTTTTCTTTCCAGCATGTTTGCTGAACTGTGCTCATCTGCATCACCAGAGAGCCCCCATCTCAATTTGGCCAAATTTTTCACACTCAACCAGCTCATGCAACAATCGAATGCTAAGACAAATGACCAAATCCTAGATAACTTTGCTTCAAAGTTATCTTTACAAGAGAAGGAGAAAGCGGGCAAGGAAACACGTTCCTTGAATGGTAAAAGTACTCCCAAGTCTATGAAGCCTTTAATCGAAGTTTCTGTCGCTGAAAAGGTAGAGTGGGCAAAAGGAGATGGTTCCAGAGGCATGAGGGAGTTAAGAGAGGTTCTATTTAATGAAATACAGTCCTGGTTTCTGAAATTCTTGGAGGAAGCACTTGATATTGGCTTTCGGCTGGATGAGCAGGATCATAAAAAGAAAGTACGCGCTGTACAACAAAAAGAATCAAACAACCAAATTGCTCTTGCATTGTCACAGCTTAAGCATGCAAACGACTGGTTGGACAAGCTAAGATGCAAGTCAACCTTGAATAAAGAAATGGTCCAGACAGTTGATAGATTGAAGCAAAAACTCTATGCATGTTTACTGCTTCATGTGGATTCAGCAGCTTCAGCTCTTGGAAAACCAAGTTTTTAAGAGTTACTGTTCTACTTACATCCTAATCAATTTATGCTGTTGTATGAAGCTATTTAAAAGGTCATTACTTAATAGTAACTAATCAGCTCATGTGACTAAATGTAAACTTAACTATTTCAATGTATTAAAAAAGGATGGGGAGAACAGTTAATTAAGGAGTTACCTGAATTGCTCATTGTCCTGCCTTTATGTAGCCATACTCAGATGCAATGGCATAGCAGGATTCTGTGCAAGGATGTTTGCCTCTTTCTATCTATAATTTCCCACTATAGAGGTTTGGATAAACTCCTTTAGGACAATGTGTCTCCGCCACTGATTAGACGTTGAATTTGAGTTTGAAAAATTAGTAGCAggtaggggtggcaaacgggcgggtcgggtcggatatgggcAGGTTGAAAACGAGTAAtgtaaaaatggataaattatccgacccggcTCATATTTACCACatataaaaaatgggttaaccgacggatgatatggatattcatattattcatgacttcttgcatatgattACTTTTGGCAGAAtttctagtctcccaaacttgagaaaCCCTAAATTTGAGTCTTTGCagatgtaaaagttaaactcattggttatccatttttcaAGTGGATAGTATggatcttatccatatttgacccatttttataaagttcattatccaaaccatttttagtggataatatggatatgtAACTggttttttttaattcattttgccaccactagtaGCAGGGCAAAGGGGGTACTTAAGCTGGAGGGTCGGGGCACATGCAAAATTCTCAGAAGATCAAAAAGGTCCAAGTAAATCAGCATGTGCCCTGCTTCTCAAGCTTAAATAGTCGGCGCCTTCATACATGTTGTAACAAGTTGCTAATATTTTTTATGAACCACCTTCGGTTAAACATCAGTCTTTCTCCTTGAGAAATTGGAGATCATGCGACCGTTTTGTTTCTTTAGTTGTTTTCTTTAGTAAGTTCAAAGAAGTTTTTGGCAATGCACAGGTCGAGCAGTTACTTGAATATATAACATAAAGTTGTTCACTAAAATGCGTCCCACTAAGAATACCTGCCAATACTTTTGTGTTGGATGGTTGGTTGATCTTATTTCATGTTCTCTTTAATTCGCTATGGAAATGTAGTACATTATTTATAGGAGTTTAACTTCTACATATTGATAGTCTAAGAGAATTTTTACATTATAAAGTCAtaaaaaagtaaatatataaCTGTCTTGAGGGGGTGTATTAACTATATTATGTTCTGTATATTTTCACTAACTCGTATGTTTTGTATATTTTCACTAACTCATTTACTAGTTTGTTATAGTTTGAATAAGCCTCCTAATGTTTTGGAGCATATCTAGGAGTAGTTATTAGTTCCTATTATGTGGGAGCTTCTTTAGCAGATAGTTGCATACACTTTAGCTTTAGTTGGTTGTAGTTCATGTATTTTAAAGCCTACTGCCAGATTCAATAACATAATTATTTGAACTCTTTCTCATCTAAATCttatatggtatcagagcttcaATAAGCTCCACCAAGTTAGATCCATTTCATTTCCTTTAAGCTTTCTCATCTATGGCTCCAGTTACCAACTCTAGTGATGTTGCTGCTGCCAGCAGTCCAGCAACCTCCGCCACCACTAACGTGGTACAATTTAATCTTGTTGCTCAGTTACCTATTAAACTACAAGGTAACCTCAATTTTTCAACATGGAAAGCACAACTTGTGATGCTACTAGTGATGGTTCCCCACCTACTGATTCCACAATAAGGCAAGTTACCTGTTGTAAAGAGTTAAAATACATTAACAGTATATAAATTATTTACAGTTTCAGTATCTTCTAGTAATCCTGAATGccaggattttttttttttttggggctTTGGTGATTGTTGAAGTTTAGCAGCCAAAAAAGGAAAGTATATTGCTAAGCACATAGTCTACTATTTCAGTGAACAATGAGATGTTCTACCTAATGCAGCATATAGAGTACAAAGGTTGGCCACCCACCTTGTTGGCCTACAAAATCATCAAAAACTAATGAATAAGAGAAAAACTTTCTTTGTTACAAACAGCATGACTTTTATTCAGAAGCATTAGCAACTCCCTATTGGCATTTTACTGTAATGCGTCTTACTtggtcaacaacaataacaacaaatcaGTTTAATCTCATAAATGAGGTCTGGAAAAGGTAGTGtgcacgcagaccttacccctacctacaaaattatttattttgttacatAACTGGGTCTAGTGACAAAGAAACAAAACGACATTTATTCGAAAAAATTGCTTTCCGgtcaaaacaaaacacaaaaagaaaaggtTTAATAGTTAAACATCTATCTCTAGTAAGCCAGTAGTTTGGGAGTGAACAAGCTTAGATTGAGCGATATAAATAGTGAAGATTAATATAGTTGATCCCAACTTTTGAGGCATAATCGTTATTGCCGTTGAACATCTATTGAGATGGAATCCATATGTAAGTAGATTTCAGTTGGATAGGAGTAGGCAGCAAATGGTATATCAGTTGCCAGAAAAGGTACATACAACACATCAGTTTTCTATATATAAGGAAAAACTAAATTTCTTATGGTATATTGATAAATGCAAAAAACTAACTGGATTTAGAGATTACATTTTGATTTTGTATATGTAGATGAAACATTGTTCACTTTTATACAAGTAAAAGGAGCTAATTTAGATTTCTGTGTTACATATGAGGGTGTAGGTTGAGTCAGCGTGATTTTAGGTATTGTAGGTATATTATGGCAGAAGAGATGGAGAGGGcgatgcgtaagatgagcagggcAGAGCGAGGGGACCAGAACctgtggaattttggaagaataCAGGCCGAGCTGGCTTGGAGTGGCTTACTGagttatttaatgttatttttaaggcaaAGAGGATGCCcgaagaatggaggtggagtacgatggttCCATTGTACAAGAACAAGGGCAATATCCAAAATAGCAACAACTACAGGGGTATAAATCTATTGAGCcacactatgaaagtttgggagagggtggtggaagccAGGGTGAGGAAGAACGTGTCTATTTTCGAAAACCAGTTCGGATTCAATGTCGGGGGTGTTCGACGACGGAAGTTATCCATTTGGTGAGGAGACAAGTGGAGCAGTATCGGGAGAgtaagaaggacttgcatatggtgttcattgaccttGAAAACGTGTACGATAAAGTCCCGGGGGAGGTTTCCGCGGAGGTGCTTGGAGGTTAGCGGTGTCCCGGTAGCGTACACTAGGATGATTAATGATATGTACGATGAtgctaagactcgggtgaggactATGGGATGAGACtttgaacactttccagttatgaTGGGGCCGCACCAGTGATCGGCtcttagcccgttcttatttgtcctggcgatggacgtactgacgcgGTACATCCAACGgtaggtgccatggtgcatgttgtttGCAAATGATATAGTGTTGAtagacgagacacgaggcggggTTAACACGAGGTTGGAGTTTTAGAGACAGGCCTTGGAGTCTAAagatttcaagttgagcaggacaaaACAGAATACTTGGAGGAAAATTCAGTGACGGGACCCTTGAAGCAGACATGGATGTGAAGCTTGATATTCAAGTCATCCCTAACAGAAGTAGTTTCAAGTATCTCGAATCTATTATACAGGGTAACAGGGAGA
This DNA window, taken from Nicotiana tabacum cultivar K326 chromosome 15, ASM71507v2, whole genome shotgun sequence, encodes the following:
- the LOC107793437 gene encoding uncharacterized protein LOC107793437 gives rise to the protein MASLVPDVLIKLLQSMNSNVKVRGEYRSVLLQVISIVPALSGSELWPNHGFFIKVSDSSHSTYVTLSKEDNELILNNKLQLGQFFYVDRMEAGTPVPVLVGVRPIPGRHPFVGNPKDLMQMLESSEVSVKTDQEDNTGQKCNELPELKKENRKKKLVIKEEKAVVASRYMQGLSNQNTKTGGNDQGNGAKGVENESNGSDHKVGPLKGKQPEVKGQTRPTTPSRGRSDAFSPNSDVNEFNSRELLITPRFSTLKRTSSKQENITENSPFSEKLIPWSSLPANLAKPGKGILRRKKLASLIAAEAQEEELTATNLLHSLSMFAELCSSASPESPHLNLAKFFTLNQLMQQSNAKTNDQILDNFASKLSLQEKEKAGKETRSLNGKSTPKSMKPLIEVSVAEKVEWAKGDGSRGMRELREVLFNEIQSWFLKFLEEALDIGFRLDEQDHKKKVRAVQQKESNNQIALALSQLKHANDWLDKLRCKSTLNKEMVQTVDRLKQKLYACLLLHVDSAASALGKPSF